One Deltaproteobacteria bacterium genomic window, CTCCATTTACCAGCCCCTAAGTTATGTAAAACCCCTAAAGCCCTAATAGCTAGGCCGACGCGCTTAATTGCAACTAACCTACCAACCATTATAAGGGCCGGCCTTTTTAAAAGAGCTTTATTGCTCAAAGTTTTACCTTCAGCAGAAAAAACTTCATTGTCACTCAAAGCATTAGCGCCTACGACATTGCGCACAATTTCTACTTTCTCCAATCCAAAGAATCCCAGCTCAGACGCTAGCGCCTGAGAGACCACGACGATTCTTGCCGCAAAAAGTCGTGAAATGCCTCTGTGTAACAGATGAAAACAATGCATCTTTGTTCTACTAAACCCATCAAATGTTTCTAATCCTCCGTGAAAAGTCGACACAAAAGCTACTATTAGTGTTAACGACAACCACAGTCCAACAAACGTTTCCTTGTATCCATGACAAACGAAAAGTTGTGGTTTGCGAGGCTTTAGCTGACAATATGATTGCCATAGAAGATTTATAAACCCCTGCCGTTCATCAACTACGATACAATCAAATCCCGCAGCCCTGAACTTCTTAAAAACCGCTGATTCATTAAACATTAAAAAGGAAATCTCATATCCCCTATCCCTTAGTGCTAAAGACTGATAAAGCACTTGAGCCTCCTTTCCCCCCCATATATCTGCTGAAAGTATGTGAATTATATTGTTAAGCACTTGAAACTTGTAACATTTTTCTCAAACTTCTAGACTTGTAGCTCTCAATTTTTTTAAAATCCCTTAATCGATAACTGCTATCTTATAAACAATCATGCAAAAAGAACCATTAAGAGCCCTCATTGTTGACGACGACATATCATTTGCAAAAGTATTGCAGATTCGCCTCACGGGTTGGTGCAATGACATAGAGATAACCTTTGCCTATAGCATAGGCGAAGCCGAGGAACAGCTAAAAAGTGCTAATAAGCACTTTGACTTAGCTATTTTAGATCAGCACTTGCCAGACGGTAGAGGTGTTGACATCTCCGAACATCCCGCTCTAAAGCAGACTACCATTTTAGCAGTTAGCTCCGATGATTCGCCGGAACTTCCAGCTCGAACTGTTAAGGCAGGGGCTCAACATTTTTTAGGAAAGCGGCAGGTAACAACAGCTCTCTTTATTCCACTAATAGAAGCACTTCTAGAGCGAAAAAAATTGGAGCAAAAGTTACATCTAGCGGCGATTAGCCAGGCAAAAATGGACAGTATAAAAGTTCTGATATCGACTCTAAAGCACGAAATAAATAACCCATTGGGAGCTGTTTTAGGTGCGGCATATTTAATTCGCGCACAAAACGAGCTTCCTCAAATGCAAAGAGAAGCCGTTTCGCTTATCGAACAAAGTGGAGAACGCATAAAACATGTTCTAGAACAGCTTTGCGACGCGGCAGAACTAGAAACTGTGACAAAAGCCCACGAACAACTCTTCCACGTTCCTGGCGACAAGCCCTGGAACTCAAATTAGGAGACTGTCGTTCGACCGGGGTCGTTAGCGTAAAACCAACTAAATGTTTTTTTTAGCCCCTCGCACACATTTTCAGATGGTTGATAGCCGAGGAGTTCTTTGGCTCGCTCTATGTTGGCTAAAGAGTGGCGCACATCGCCTGGCCTAAAATCCATAAATGCCGGCTCACTCTGAGCAGGCTTCTTGCGGGCTACCTCGCTGTAACATTCGGAAAGGTAATTATACAATTCGACAAGAGATGTGCTTTCTCCGACTGCGATGTTGTAAACCTTATTTTTGGCCTGTTGATTATCCGCGCAGCAAGCGAGGATATTAGCCTGCACGATATTGGCAATGTAGCAAAAATCTCGGCTAGTCTTTCCATCGCCAAAAATCTGAACCTGCCTTCCATCAATTAGCTGCTTAATCCATCGCGGGATGACCGCAGCATATGCCCCATCCGGATCTTGCCTCGGCCCAAAAACGTTAAAGTACCTAAGCCCTATAGTAGGGAAACCATAAACTTGTGCAAAATTCTCTGCATAGATTTCATTTACTAGTTTAGTTACTGCATATGGCGACAGCGGCTTGCCAATAATTTCTTCTCGCTTGGGAAGCCTCTCCTCATCCCCGTAAACTGAACTCGAAGAGGCATAGACAAAAGACTTTACTCCGCTGTTTTTTGCAGCGACCAAAACGGTCAAAAACCCATCGATGTTAGCCTTGTTGCTATCGAGGGGATTATCAATTGAGCGTGGAACGGAACCAAGCGCAGCTTGATGGAGAACGCAGTCTACACCCTTTACTGCTTTTAGGCATAGATCGAAGTCCGTGACACTACCTTCAAAAAGAACAAATTGCTGCCACTTTTCCTCCCCAACGCTACTGCGAACGTGTCCTAAATTATGCCTATACCCCGTTGCAAAATTATCCACCCCAATCACGCGCTGTCCCAATAGCAACAACTCCTCCAACAAATGCGAACCTATAAACCCCGCTACCCCTGTCACTAACCATATCTTTGGCTCGCTGACTAATTGGTCACGAACTTTTTGATAATCTTTAGACATATTGATTACTAAGAAAAACTACTCGGTTTAAGTGAATGATATGTTTTGCAACGACCCGCAATTAGAGACTCCAATATAAAATATCGCTTCGCAGTTGTTGCTTGATCAAGGAAGATTTTACATCTACGAGCACTCCTCTGCCTTTAATTTTATCAGTTATCATTTCGACCTCCATATTCGCATATTCGCGGTGCCACACTGCAATTAGCAAAGCATCGAGCTCAGTTAGCGAATCCCAATCTACTAGCTCAATGCCGTACTCCTCGTCTGCCTCATGAGGATCGGCGTGAGGATCGTGCACTAGTGTAGTCATCCCAAACTCTTCTAGTTCTCTAATGATATCTGGAACTCTACTATTGCGAAGGTCAGAAACGTTTTCTTTGAACGTCAAGCCTAAAATCCCCACTCGTGAATCCTTAGTGCGCATCCCCGATTTGACCATGGATTTTACCAATCGCTGGGCCACATAGCGACCCATGTCGTCATTGATGCGTCGCCCGGCCAGGATAATTTGCGGGTGATAACCTAGCTGTTCAGACTTTGCAGTTAGATAATAAGGATCAACTCCTATGCAATGACCGCCTACCAAGCCAGGGGAAAAACGCAAAAAATTCCACTTTGTCGATGCCGCTTCTAGAACTTCGGTAGTTCTAATCCCAAGCTTGTCAAAAATTACCGCCAGCTCGTTCATAAGCGCAATATTTAAATCTCTTTGCGTATTTTCTATAACCTTGGCAGCCTCCGCCACCTTAATAGAACTAGCTCGAAAAACTCCAGCCTCAATAACTGCTCCATAAACGCGAGCAATGCGCTCTAAGCTCTCTTCGTCCTCACCCGACACGACCTTTACAATTCTTTCTAGCGTGTGCTCTCTGTCGCCTGGATTGATGCGTTCCGGCGAATAGCCGAGTTTAAAATCTACCCCGCGAATCAGTGCAGAAGCCTGCTCTAAAATCGGCCCGCAAAACTCCTCTGTCACGCCTGGGTAAACCGTAGACTCATATACAACCGTTGCTCCAGGAGATAAAACCATACCAACCAAGCGAGAGGCAGACGCTAGCGCCGTAAGGTCTGGGTTGCGATTTATGTCAATCGGCGTTGGAACAGCAACGACAAAAAAGTTAACACCTCTTAAATCATCTATACTTGAGGTTATCTTTAAAGGCGTGCTTCGCAACTCCTCACTTGATACTTCACGCGAAGGATCCG contains:
- a CDS encoding response regulator, which produces MQKEPLRALIVDDDISFAKVLQIRLTGWCNDIEITFAYSIGEAEEQLKSANKHFDLAILDQHLPDGRGVDISEHPALKQTTILAVSSDDSPELPARTVKAGAQHFLGKRQVTTALFIPLIEALLERKKLEQKLHLAAISQAKMDSIKVLISTLKHEINNPLGAVLGAAYLIRAQNELPQMQREAVSLIEQSGERIKHVLEQLCDAAELETVTKAHEQLFHVPGDKPWNSN
- a CDS encoding glycosyltransferase, yielding MLNNIIHILSADIWGGKEAQVLYQSLALRDRGYEISFLMFNESAVFKKFRAAGFDCIVVDERQGFINLLWQSYCQLKPRKPQLFVCHGYKETFVGLWLSLTLIVAFVSTFHGGLETFDGFSRTKMHCFHLLHRGISRLFAARIVVVSQALASELGFFGLEKVEIVRNVVGANALSDNEVFSAEGKTLSNKALLKRPALIMVGRLVAIKRVGLAIRALGVLHNLGAGKWSAVQLYVVGDGPEREALENLASDIGVEKSVHFLGFRTDILELLGSADLLLLLSEKEGIPTVVLEAISQGLAVISTELPGVREVVNELGEYPVAFLQTEEPDDIAKAVAKCLEISTSRDQSRESGQEALKRHFSPIIAAKKLEAIFNEVLS
- a CDS encoding SDR family oxidoreductase, translated to MSKDYQKVRDQLVSEPKIWLVTGVAGFIGSHLLEELLLLGQRVIGVDNFATGYRHNLGHVRSSVGEEKWQQFVLFEGSVTDFDLCLKAVKGVDCVLHQAALGSVPRSIDNPLDSNKANIDGFLTVLVAAKNSGVKSFVYASSSSVYGDEERLPKREEIIGKPLSPYAVTKLVNEIYAENFAQVYGFPTIGLRYFNVFGPRQDPDGAYAAVIPRWIKQLIDGRQVQIFGDGKTSRDFCYIANIVQANILACCADNQQAKNKVYNIAVGESTSLVELYNYLSECYSEVARKKPAQSEPAFMDFRPGDVRHSLANIERAKELLGYQPSENVCEGLKKTFSWFYANDPGRTTVS
- a CDS encoding nucleotide sugar dehydrogenase produces the protein MQGRVVGERIAVVGLGYVGLPVALAFSRKFPDVVGFDIDVKKVESLRAGSDPSREVSSEELRSTPLKITSSIDDLRGVNFFVVAVPTPIDINRNPDLTALASASRLVGMVLSPGATVVYESTVYPGVTEEFCGPILEQASALIRGVDFKLGYSPERINPGDREHTLERIVKVVSGEDEESLERIARVYGAVIEAGVFRASSIKVAEAAKVIENTQRDLNIALMNELAVIFDKLGIRTTEVLEAASTKWNFLRFSPGLVGGHCIGVDPYYLTAKSEQLGYHPQIILAGRRINDDMGRYVAQRLVKSMVKSGMRTKDSRVGILGLTFKENVSDLRNSRVPDIIRELEEFGMTTLVHDPHADPHEADEEYGIELVDWDSLTELDALLIAVWHREYANMEVEMITDKIKGRGVLVDVKSSLIKQQLRSDILYWSL